The Phragmites australis chromosome 15, lpPhrAust1.1, whole genome shotgun sequence genome window below encodes:
- the LOC133892919 gene encoding uncharacterized protein LOC133892919 isoform X2, with product MSTAADGAAYWLRWQVFVCGALIVLPAAAAAALLPRLRRVPAPLRATDLWVPCWARLHPGWLLGYRAFALAAAVALLARLLVAHGLTVFYFYTQWTFLLVTIYFAFATAISAHGCWVYSKKSLRKADESHGFLNSDVENRDICTSISGERKKDETNKMVSYYEQIVNEKRAGFWGHCMQIIYQTSAGATMLTDVTFWGLLVPFFYRGKFGLALVTDGMHSLNAVFLIIDTVLNNMPFPWYRMAFFVFWSCTYVTFQWVLHVCGGISWWPYPFLDLSSSGAPLWYLAMAIAHIPCFFLYWLIVKAKHSYFPRLFPHAYARTS from the exons ATGTCGAcggcggcggacggcgcggCGTACTGGCTGCGGTGGCAGGTCTTCGTCTGCGGTGCGCTCATCGTCCtaccggcggcggccgcggcggcgctgcTTCCTCGCCTGCGTAGGGTACCGGCGCCCCTCCGCGCGACCGACCTGTGGGTCCCCTGCTGGGCTCGGCTCCACCCGGGATGGCTCCTCGGCTACCGCGCCTTCGCGCTCGCCGCCGCGGTTGCGCTCCTTGCCCGCCTCCTCGTCGCACACGGGCTCACGGTCTTCTACTTCTACACCCA ATGGACCTTTCTATTAGTCACCATATATTTTGCG TTTGCAACAGCCATATCAGCTCATGGATGTTGGGTTTACTCAAAGAAAAGCTTGAGGAAAGCTGATGAATCCCATGGATTTCTTAATAGTGATGTTGAAAATCGTGACATTTGCACTTCAATTTCCGGAGAGAGGAAAAAGGATGAAACAAATAAGATGGTGAGCTACTATGAACAAATAGTGAATGAGAAAAGAGCTGGGTTCTGGGGACATTGCATGCAAATAATCTACCAG ACTAGTGCAGGTGCAACAATGTTGACTGATGTCACATTTTGGGGACTCCTCGTGCCATTTTTTTACCGTGGTAAATTTGGGTTAGCGCTG GTCACTGATGGCATGCACTCTCTAAATGCTGTTTTCCTAATCATAGACACTGTTCTCAACAATATG CCTTTTCCCTGGTACCGGATGGCTTTCTTTGTATTCTGGAGCTGTACCTATGTAACATTTCAGTGGGTCCTTCATGTTTGTGGAGGCATATCCTG GTGGCCTTACCCATTTCTGGACCTTTCATCATCTGGAGCTCCTCTATG GTACCTCGCCATGGCCATTGCTCACATCCCCTGCTTCTTTCTGTATTGGTTGATCGTAAAGGCGAAGCACAGTTACTTCCCAAGGCTGTTCCCACATGCTTATGCGAGGACGAGTTAG
- the LOC133892919 gene encoding uncharacterized protein LOC133892919 isoform X1: MSTAADGAAYWLRWQVFVCGALIVLPAAAAAALLPRLRRVPAPLRATDLWVPCWARLHPGWLLGYRAFALAAAVALLARLLVAHGLTVFYFYTQWTFLLVTIYFAFATAISAHGCWVYSKKSLRKADESHGFLNSDVENRDICTSISGERKKDETNKMVSYYEQIVNEKRAGFWGHCMQIIYQTSAGATMLTDVTFWGLLVPFFYRGKFGLALVTDGMHSLNAVFLIIDTVLNNMVALPISGPFIIWSSSMVPRHGHCSHPLLLSVLVDRKGEAQLLPKAVPTCLCEDELDPSSNYGLGYICIDIDKKIFPHLPGPNIFVWSRTS; this comes from the exons ATGTCGAcggcggcggacggcgcggCGTACTGGCTGCGGTGGCAGGTCTTCGTCTGCGGTGCGCTCATCGTCCtaccggcggcggccgcggcggcgctgcTTCCTCGCCTGCGTAGGGTACCGGCGCCCCTCCGCGCGACCGACCTGTGGGTCCCCTGCTGGGCTCGGCTCCACCCGGGATGGCTCCTCGGCTACCGCGCCTTCGCGCTCGCCGCCGCGGTTGCGCTCCTTGCCCGCCTCCTCGTCGCACACGGGCTCACGGTCTTCTACTTCTACACCCA ATGGACCTTTCTATTAGTCACCATATATTTTGCG TTTGCAACAGCCATATCAGCTCATGGATGTTGGGTTTACTCAAAGAAAAGCTTGAGGAAAGCTGATGAATCCCATGGATTTCTTAATAGTGATGTTGAAAATCGTGACATTTGCACTTCAATTTCCGGAGAGAGGAAAAAGGATGAAACAAATAAGATGGTGAGCTACTATGAACAAATAGTGAATGAGAAAAGAGCTGGGTTCTGGGGACATTGCATGCAAATAATCTACCAG ACTAGTGCAGGTGCAACAATGTTGACTGATGTCACATTTTGGGGACTCCTCGTGCCATTTTTTTACCGTGGTAAATTTGGGTTAGCGCTG GTCACTGATGGCATGCACTCTCTAAATGCTGTTTTCCTAATCATAGACACTGTTCTCAACAATATG GTGGCCTTACCCATTTCTGGACCTTTCATCATCTGGAGCTCCTCTATG GTACCTCGCCATGGCCATTGCTCACATCCCCTGCTTCTTTCTGTATTGGTTGATCGTAAAGGCGAAGCACAGTTACTTCCCAAGGCTGTTCCCACATGCTTATGCGAGGACGAGTTAGACCCTTCCTCTAACTATGGACTAGGATATATCTGTATAGATatcgataaaaaaatatttccacaCTTGCCAGGTCCGAATATATTTGTATGGTCCAGGACGAGTTAG
- the LOC133892436 gene encoding thioredoxin reductase NTRC, with amino-acid sequence MAVTRVAVAAALSAAPPSSRRRRGALPSSSCRLLPAARAPKALRAAAAPAAGAVDEDAPASPPSDPSKGVENLVIIGSGPAGYTAAIYAARANLKPIVFEGYQVGGVPGGQLMTTTEVENFPGFPDGITGPDLMDRMRKQAERWGAELHQEDVEFVNVKSSPFVISSSDREVKCHSVIIATGATAKRLRLPREDEFWSRGISACAICDGASPLFKGQNLAVVGGGDTATEEAIYLTKYARHVHLLVRRSQLQASRAMQDRVLNNPNITVHFNTEAVDVVSNDKGQMSGIQLKKINTGEESVLEVKGLFYGIGHTPNSQLLQGQIELDSAGYILVKEGSAKTSVDGVFAAGDVQDHEWRQAVTAAGSGCIAALSVERYLVANDLLVEFHQPVREETKKDVTDKDVEMGFDISHTKHKGQYALRKIYHESPRLICVLYTSPTCGPCRTLKPILSKVIDEYDEHVHFVEIDIEEDPEVAEAGGIMGTPCVQFFKNKEMLRTVSGVKMKKEYREFIESNK; translated from the exons ATGGCGGTCACGCGCGTCGCCGTGGCCGCCGCCCTCTCGGCCGccccgccctcctcccgccgccgccggggcgccctcccctcctcctcctgccgcctTCTCCCCGCCGCCCGCGCACCGAAGGCGCTGCGCGCCGCTGCtgcccccgccgccggcgcggTCGACGAGGATGCCCCCGCCTCGCCTCCCTCAG ATCCTAGCAAGGGAGTGGAGAACCTGGTGATCATTGGCTCTGGCCCTGCCGGGTACACTGCTGCTATTTACGCTGCCCGGGCGAACCTGAAGCCCATCGTGTTCGAAGGTTACCAGGTGGGTGGTGTCCCTGGTGGGCAGCTGATGACCACGACCGAGGTGGAGAATTTCCCTGGTTTCCCAGATGGTATAACCGGACCTGATCTGATGGACAG AATGCGGAAGCAAGCCGAACGCTGGGGTGCGGAGCTTCACCAAGAGGATGTTGAGTTTGTGAATGTAAAGAGCAGCCCATTTGTTATTAGTAGTAGCGATCGTGAG GTGAAGTGTCATAGTGTAATCATTGCAACTGGAGCTACAGCTAAGCGCCTTCGATTGCCTCGCGAGGATGAATTTTGGAGTAGAGGTATCAGCGCATGCGCAATATGTGATGGAGCATCACCACTGTTTAAGGGCCAAAATCTTGCAGTTGTTGGAGGTGGTGATACAGCTACAGAAGAAGcaatatatttgacaaaatatGCTCGTCATGTTCATTTACTTGTTCGAAGGAGTCAACTACAAGCATCCAGAGCTATGCAGGACAG AGTACTCAACAACCCCAACATAACAGTACATTTCAATACAGAAGCCGTGGATGTTGTTAGCAATGACAAAGGCCAGATGTCTGGTATTCAACTCAAGAAAATCAATACAGGAGAGGAATCAGTTCTTGAGGTGAAAGGTCTATTTTATGGCATAGGACATACTCCAAACAGTCAGCTGTTACAAGGTCAAATTGAACTTGATAGTGCTGGCTATATTTTGGTCAAAGAAGGTTCAGCGAAAACTTCAGTTGATGGTGTATTTGCTGCTGGTGATGTGCAG GATCATGAATGGAGGCAAGCTGTTACTGCAGCTGGATCTGGATGCATAGCTGCTTTGTCAGTTGAAAGATACTTAGTTGCCAATGATCTTCTTGTTGAATTTCACCAG CCTGTTCGCGAGGAAACAAAGAAGGATGTTACAGACAAAGATGTTGAAATGGGCTTTGACATTTCTCACACGAAACACAAGGGACAG TATGCACTCCGGAAAATATACCATGAGAGTCCACGGCTCATTTGTGTTCTATACACTTCTCCCACATGTGGTCCCTGCAGAACCTTAAAACCAATTTTGAGCAAG GTCATAGATGAGTATGATGAACACGTTCATTTTGTTGAAATCGACATTGAGGAGGATCCTGAAGTAGCAGAAGCTGGAGGCATCATGGGAACACCTTGTGTTCAATTCTTTAAGAATAAAGAAATGCTCAG GACTGTCTCTGGTGTGAAAATGAAGAAGGAATATCGGGAGTTTATTGAGTCGAACAAATGA